GTGAGGGGTGAAAGGTGAAGGATAAGTGAGGCGGCGATTGGGACGGGAGCCGCAATCTTTAGACGGTGCAGTATGAATGCTGAGAGCAAAGCCGAAAAGGGGCGAGGACGACGGCCGGCAACGGTATCTGATCGCTTGCGACTGACCAGTCACCCTTCACCACTGACTGTTGGCTTCCACGCCCCGCTCACCCCTTACTTCCTCACCACTCACCTGCCGCACGTCACTCTACCGTGACGCTTTTGGCCAGGTTGCGGGGCTTGTCAACATCGCAGCCGCGAAGCACGGCAATGTGGTAGGCCAGCAATTGCAGCGGTATGACGCTGACGATGGGCTGGAGAAAATCTTCCACGTCGGGGACCTGAATCACGTCGTCGGCCAATTCCGCCACACGCTTGTCCCCCTCGCTGATGATGGCGATGACCGGGCCGCCCCGGGCTTTGATTTCTTCCAGATTCGACATCACTTTTTCGTACACTTGCCCGTGCGGAATGACAAACACGGTGGGGGTGTGCTCGTCTACCAGGGCGATGGGGCCGTGCTTCATTTCGGCCGAGGGATACCCTTCGGCGTGGATGTAGCTGATTTCCTTGAGCTTGAGCGCGCCTTCCAGCGCGGTGGGGAAATTAAACTGCCGGCCCAGGTACATGAAGTTGGTGCACTGAGCGTATTTGGAGGCGACTTGGCGGACCACGTTGTTGCACTCCAGGGCCTGCTTGACTTTTTCGGGCAGCTCTTGCATTTGCTCGATGATGCGCATGCCGGCGCCGTAGCTGAGGTGGCGCAGGCGGCCGAAGTACAACGCCAGCATCGCCAGAGTCAGGCATTGCGATGTAAACGCCTTGGTGGAAGCCACGCCAATTTCCGGGCCGGCGTGCAAGTAAATGCCGCCGTCGGCCTCCTGGGCGATGGTGCTGCCCACCACATTGCAAATGGCCAGCGTGGGATGGCCTTTGCGTTTGACTTCGCGCAAGGCGGCCAAGGTGTCGGCGGTTTCGCCGCTTTGGGTGATGGCAAACAGCAGCGTGTCGCGCTCGATGGGCGGGTTACGGTACCGCAATTCGCTGGCGTATTCCACTTCGACGGGAATACGGGCAAACTCTTCAATTAAATACTCGCCAACCAACGCCGCGTGCCAACTGGTGCCGCAAGCGGTAAGAATCAGCCGGTTCACTTGCCGCAATTGCTGGGGCGACAAGTTCAGGCCGCCGAACACGGCCGTGCCTTCGTCGCGATCGAGCCGGCCCCGCATGGCGTTTTGCAGCGTTTCGGGCTGCTCGAAAATTTCCTTGAGCATGTAATGCGGGTAATTGCCGAGCTGGACTTCGCCGGATTCGACTTCTAAATCTCGCACCCGATGCTGGATGTGCCCCTGGTCGCGGTGGATGACACGGAGCGAATTGGCCGTGACCACGGCAAGTTGATGATCGGCCAAATAGACAATGCGCTGCGTGTGGCCGACCAGCGGGGAGGCATCGCTGGCCACAAAGTGTTCGTTCTCGCCCACGCCGATCACCAGCGGACTGCCGAGGCGGGCGGCGATGATGACGTCGGGATGTTGGCGGAAGATAATGGCCAGCCCGTACGTGCCGCGGAGTTGGGCCAGGGCATCTTGGACGGCGCGAATGAGGGGCTCGTGAGGATCGGCGGGGTCGGCGGGAGTAGATGGTTGACCGTTGGTTCGGCCACCCTTCCCGCCGGCTGACGGCGTTTGACCGTTGGCCTGTGTTTTGGAATCGGCTGCCGAAGTTTGTTTTTCCAGGCAACTGGCGATCAGATGCGCGATGACTTCGGTATCGGTGGCGGTGCGGAAAATGTAGCCTTCGCTTTCGAGCTGCTCTTTCAGCGTGCGGAAGTTTTCGATCACGCCGTTATGAGCCAAGGCCAGCACCTGCTGGCCGCCGACGTGTGGATGGGCGTTAATATCGTTGGGCGCGCCGTGCGTGGCCCAGCGGGTGTGACCGATGCCAATGCGGCCGGGGGCTGGCGTTTCGGCCAGTTTTTTTTCGAGGAAATCAATGCGGCCGGTGGTTTTGACCACGGCGAATTTTCCCTGCGGCGCGATGGTGACGACGCCGGAACTGTCGTAGCCGCGATATTCCAAGCGGTGCAAGCCTTCAATGAGAAAATCGACCGCCTCGGACTGCCCCACGTAACCCACAATGCCACACATGTCAGCGATCTCCTGCAAAAAGTACCGCCTGAACCGAACCTACAAGCATATTCTATCTTTTTGCCGCCAAAAAGGTTGATTGGGTTTGCGGGAGCGAAAATGCCCGACAAAACCCGCGTATTTGCGTTGATCTGTCTGAAAATGCTGTTTTCCGGCTAAAATGCAGCGATTCGCTCATGGAGGAGCCGCTTATGTCGATCGTGGGCCACAATTCGGCTTCGCCGGTCAATGCGGTTTTTGAGCCCGGCGTCATCGGCGACCACGGGCCGGCGCTTCGCAGCCGGATTGTCATTCCGGCTCGGTTGGCATCCACTCGCTTGCCCCGGAAGTTGCTGCTGTGCGAAACCGGAAAGCCGCTGATTCAGCACACCTACGAAGCGGCTCAGCAAGCGAAGCGACCCGGCGGAGTGTGTGTGGCCGCCGATTGCGAGGAAATTGCCGCCGTGGTGCGCGGCTTTGGCGGGCAAGTGTTTTTAACCAGTCCGGATTGCGCGAGCGGAACCGACCGCATTGCCGAAGTGGCTGGGCAGTGGAGTGATGTGGACATCTTTGTGAATGTGCAAGGAGACGAGCCGGAACTGTCGGGCGCGGCCATCGATTTGGTCGTGGAACTGCTGGAACGACATCCGACCGTGAATATGGCGACGCTGGCCACGCCGATTCGCAATCGCGAAAAGCTGCACGACCCGGCATGCGTGAAGGTGGTGCTGACGGAGGCAAGGCAGAAGGCAGAAGGCAGAAACGAACGAGAGCCCGAAGCCACCGCCTGCCGCCTGCCGCCTGCTGCCTACCGCGCGCTGTATTTCAGCCGGGCGGCAATTCCGCATGCCCGGGAGTGGCGCGACGATTTGCTTTCGGCGGAGCCGCCGCATTTTTTTCAGCACTTGGGGCTGTATGCTTATCGTCGCGATTTTCTCCTGCAATTGGCCCGGTGGCCGCGGACGCCGCTGGAGCGGCTGGAAAATTTGGAGCAGTTGAGGGTGCTAGACCATGGGCAGGACATTCTGGTAGGCGTGGTCGATGAGCCGACCATCGGCATCGATACCCTGGCCGATTATGCGGCTTTTGTGCAGCGTTGGCGGGAAAAGCAGTAGGCAGCGGCGGTAAAGGCAGAAACGGGCAGCAGGCGAGCAACAGCATCACTCACAAAAATCTGGCACAGGCTTGTCGAGAAAGCCGCCGCAATCGAAAATGAAAGGATTGGATACAAGCGGTTGGTGTGTCCAGTTCGATTCTTTTCTCGAGGAGTTTCTGCATGTGCCGCAGTCTTAAGATGGCAGTCAATTTCAGATTCTCATCCAGAATCGCCGCACTGACGGTGGCACTATTCTCCACTGCCATGTGCTTTGCAGCCGATGCACCCGGCGATGCCGCCAAGGCCGATTCTGCAAAAGGCGACGCCGCGAAAAACACGCTCAAGGTCATTAAGCCGGAAGACGCAAAAGACTACGAAGGACAAGAGGTGATTGTGGAATTTACGGTGGCGGCGGCCCGCGAATTGGACAGCGGCGTGTGTTTTTTAAATTCGACGACCGATCGGAGCGACCCGGCCGGCTTTACAGCGTTTATCAGCAAGGCCGGGGTCGACAAATTTAAGGTCAATCCGGCGACCGCGAAACCGGCGGAACTGTTCGCGAAAAAGAAAATTCGCGTCACGGGGAAAATAGTAACCTATCAAAAAAAGTATGAAATTAAAGTGGACGACACGGATCAGATCGAAATCGTCGAAGAAAAGGCCGCTGCCAGTGCCGAGAAAAAATCTTAATATCCCGGGGCTTGATTTTTTCGCAGTTTTTGCAGACCGATTGACGCGCCGCTCCGCAGCGCGTTCAATGCCTGTGGTGGATGCAGGACGCAATTCAACTCTTCAGCAATGGATGTTGCCATGACCAAGCACATTTTTGTGACCGGGGGTGTCGTTAGTTCGCTGGGCAAGGGCTTAACCAGCGCCAGCATTGGCCTGTTGCTGGAAAGCCGAGGCCTGTCGGTGCGGATGCAAAAGCTGGATCCGTACATCAACGTCGATCCGGGCACGATGAGCCCCTACCAACATGGCGAAGTGTACGTATTGGACGACGGCAGCGAAACCGACCTCGACTTGGGCCATTACGAACGGTTTACGCACAGCCCGCTGACGCGCGATTCGAATTATACCACGGGCCAAATTTACCTGAGCGTCATCAACAAAGAGCGCCGCGGCGAGTTTTTGGGCAAAACCGTGCAGGTGATTCCGCACATCACCAACGAAATTAAAAGCGTCATCCACAAATTGGCCGACGACACCGTCGACGTCGTGATTACCGAAATCGGCGGTACGGTAGGCGACATCGAAAGCCAGCCGTTTTTGGAGGCCATTCGGCAATTTGCGCTCGACGTGGGCAAAGAAAACTGCCTGTACATCCACCTGACGTTGGTACCGTATTTGAAAGCGGCCGGCGAATTGAAAACCAAGCCCACGCAGCACTCGGTCGGTTTGCTGCGGCAAATCGGTATTCAGCCCGACGTGTTGGTGTGTCGCACGGAACGGGCACTTTCTCGGGAAGACCGCGAGAAGATGGCGCTGTTTTGCAACGTGCCAATCGAAGCGGTCATCGAAGAACGCGACAAAGATTTTTCGATTTACGAAGTGCCGCTCAGCCTGAAAGAAAACAAACTGGACGATTTCATCTGCCGACGGCTGGGTCTGAGTGCTCCGCCGGCCGAAATTGACGATTGGCGCGACCTGTTGTTCCGGCTGCGCAATCCGGAGCACGAGGTTTCCATTGCCGTGGTGGGCAAATATGCCGAACACCGCGACGCCTACAAATCGATTTACGAGGCGCTCGATCACGCCGGCATTCATCACCGAACGCAAGTGCGCATCCAAAGCATTCAAAGCGAGTTGATCGAACACGACGGGCCGGAGCGGTTGCTTTCCGGCTTCGATGGGGTGCTGGTGCCCGGCGGATTTGGCGAGCGTGGCATTGAGGGGAAAGTGGAAGCGATTCGCTTTGCCCGCGAACGCGGCATTCCGTTTCTGGGCATTTGCTTGGGCATGCAGTGCGCCGTGATCGAATTTGCCCGCAACGTGGCGGGCCTGAAGGCCGCGCATTCGACCGAGTTCAACAAAGATACCGCGCATCCGGTGATTTGCTTGTTGGACGAGCAGAAAACCATTACCGACAAAGGGGGTACCATGCGGCTGGGCGCGCAGGAAGCGCATTTAGACCCGACCAGCAAAGCCATGCAGTGCTACAGCGCGGAAACCATTTTCGAGCGGCACCGCCATCGCTACGAGTTCAACAACGCCTACCGCACGCAGTTTGAAGCACATGGGATGCTTGTGGCCGCCACCAGCCCGGACCATTCGCTGGTGGAAATTATCGAACTGCCGGAGCATCCGTGGTTTGTGGCGGTGCAATTCCATCCGGAATTCAAAAGCAAGCCGACCGAGCCGCACCCGCTGTTCGCCGGATTTGTGGGGGCGTCCGTGGAAAAACACGCCACCGGACAGTGGACCACGACAGGATAATGCAGAAGGCAGAAGGCAGAAGGCAGAATGGGTGAACCGTAATCATGGCTGACACGCCTGATAAGCCGAAAATCATTATTGACGAAGATTGGAAATCGCAAGTTCAGGCGGAAAAAGAAGCGGCCAAAGCCGGACCCGCAACGCAGCAATCGACCACAGCCGGTTCCCAAACCCCCGACTCTGTCGGGGGATCTGATACGCCGCCGGATCGGCAATCCGTTGGATCAACACCAAACGCCGACATACCCGACGTCGACATGCCGCCGGCTTCGCTCGTGTTTCTGTGCACCACGCTGGCCACGCAGGCGATGATTGCCCTGGGGCAAGTGCCCAACCCGATCACCGGCAAAGTCGAACTGCGGCTGAAACAGGCCAAGCATTACATCGACACGCTGGGCATGCTGGAAGAAAAAACCACCGGCAACCGCACCGCCGACGAAACGGCACTGTTCGACGATTTGTTGCACCAACTGCGGATGGCGTACGTGATGCTGCAGAGCGAACCGGCCCAATCGTAATTCGTCATTATTTTCCGTAAGAAGCACGTTTCTGTTCGAGTTTTTTCCGGACTAAATCGCCGGGAGCGTTTTGGCCCATCGCGGAGGTTTCGTCAATTCGGCTGTGTCGGCGATTTTGACGGAAAAAAGCACATTAACGGAAAAAGCCCCCTAAGTCGTCAGCCTAATCTGATTTCTGTTGAGTAATTAATAATCTTTGCGCACCACATGCACTACTTTTAAGTGGGGTCTAACCACTACTAAGACGAATGGGTGGGGCGGCGTAAGCCAGACTGAGAACTTCTGCCCCGTTCAGACTGCATTTGGTGGCACCAGTCAACGGGCTGTTTAGCACCGGAATTTTAATCAGATGAAAACTAAAGATAGGATCAGTGACGAGGAACTTCTCAACGAAGCCAATGAGGTCCTGAAAGCCGCCAAGAAAAATGGAGACTGTATTCCCGAAGCGCTCCTTGACCAGGTGTTCCAACTTTCGCTCGCATTGCGGCGCGAGCTGGACGGCGCAGAACCTAACTTCAAATCCGTGACTTCCGCCGAAGCGTTTCCAGCTGCCGAAGGCACTTCAAAGATGCTTGATGAGGCGAGGGTCAAAATCGAACAATCGCCCGCCCGTCAACAGCCAATTAAGCGACCCGAATCCTCTGTCTGCTGGCGAGCAGTTCATGATTTCACTCTTGTCCGAGCAGACCGTTTGTTGTTAATTGGACTGTGCCTATTGGCCTGGTTAATTGAGCCGACGTTTAGCGATTCCCCGCTGGCCTTATCAGCCCTGATGTTCG
The Pirellulales bacterium genome window above contains:
- the glmS gene encoding glutamine--fructose-6-phosphate transaminase (isomerizing) translates to MCGIVGYVGQSEAVDFLIEGLHRLEYRGYDSSGVVTIAPQGKFAVVKTTGRIDFLEKKLAETPAPGRIGIGHTRWATHGAPNDINAHPHVGGQQVLALAHNGVIENFRTLKEQLESEGYIFRTATDTEVIAHLIASCLEKQTSAADSKTQANGQTPSAGGKGGRTNGQPSTPADPADPHEPLIRAVQDALAQLRGTYGLAIIFRQHPDVIIAARLGSPLVIGVGENEHFVASDASPLVGHTQRIVYLADHQLAVVTANSLRVIHRDQGHIQHRVRDLEVESGEVQLGNYPHYMLKEIFEQPETLQNAMRGRLDRDEGTAVFGGLNLSPQQLRQVNRLILTACGTSWHAALVGEYLIEEFARIPVEVEYASELRYRNPPIERDTLLFAITQSGETADTLAALREVKRKGHPTLAICNVVGSTIAQEADGGIYLHAGPEIGVASTKAFTSQCLTLAMLALYFGRLRHLSYGAGMRIIEQMQELPEKVKQALECNNVVRQVASKYAQCTNFMYLGRQFNFPTALEGALKLKEISYIHAEGYPSAEMKHGPIALVDEHTPTVFVIPHGQVYEKVMSNLEEIKARGGPVIAIISEGDKRVAELADDVIQVPDVEDFLQPIVSVIPLQLLAYHIAVLRGCDVDKPRNLAKSVTVE
- the kdsB gene encoding 3-deoxy-manno-octulosonate cytidylyltransferase; this encodes MSIVGHNSASPVNAVFEPGVIGDHGPALRSRIVIPARLASTRLPRKLLLCETGKPLIQHTYEAAQQAKRPGGVCVAADCEEIAAVVRGFGGQVFLTSPDCASGTDRIAEVAGQWSDVDIFVNVQGDEPELSGAAIDLVVELLERHPTVNMATLATPIRNREKLHDPACVKVVLTEARQKAEGRNEREPEATACRLPPAAYRALYFSRAAIPHAREWRDDLLSAEPPHFFQHLGLYAYRRDFLLQLARWPRTPLERLENLEQLRVLDHGQDILVGVVDEPTIGIDTLADYAAFVQRWREKQ
- a CDS encoding CTP synthase; translation: MTKHIFVTGGVVSSLGKGLTSASIGLLLESRGLSVRMQKLDPYINVDPGTMSPYQHGEVYVLDDGSETDLDLGHYERFTHSPLTRDSNYTTGQIYLSVINKERRGEFLGKTVQVIPHITNEIKSVIHKLADDTVDVVITEIGGTVGDIESQPFLEAIRQFALDVGKENCLYIHLTLVPYLKAAGELKTKPTQHSVGLLRQIGIQPDVLVCRTERALSREDREKMALFCNVPIEAVIEERDKDFSIYEVPLSLKENKLDDFICRRLGLSAPPAEIDDWRDLLFRLRNPEHEVSIAVVGKYAEHRDAYKSIYEALDHAGIHHRTQVRIQSIQSELIEHDGPERLLSGFDGVLVPGGFGERGIEGKVEAIRFARERGIPFLGICLGMQCAVIEFARNVAGLKAAHSTEFNKDTAHPVICLLDEQKTITDKGGTMRLGAQEAHLDPTSKAMQCYSAETIFERHRHRYEFNNAYRTQFEAHGMLVAATSPDHSLVEIIELPEHPWFVAVQFHPEFKSKPTEPHPLFAGFVGASVEKHATGQWTTTG
- a CDS encoding DUF1844 domain-containing protein is translated as MADTPDKPKIIIDEDWKSQVQAEKEAAKAGPATQQSTTAGSQTPDSVGGSDTPPDRQSVGSTPNADIPDVDMPPASLVFLCTTLATQAMIALGQVPNPITGKVELRLKQAKHYIDTLGMLEEKTTGNRTADETALFDDLLHQLRMAYVMLQSEPAQS